The Alphaproteobacteria bacterium sequence CGAGATGAACGTGCCGGCGGGCGCGCAGATCCCGTGTCTGGTGCAGGGCGCCGCGGCCGAAACCCTGGAACGGCTGGAGCGCCATGCGGGCTATATCCTGCGTCTCGCCCGCCTGACCGGCGTCGAACCGGCGACGGACATGCCGAAGGGCGCCGTGCAGATCGTGGTCGGCGAGGCCACCTATGGCCTGCCGCTCGCCGACGTGATCGACATCGCGGCCGAGCGGGATCGCCTGACCAAGGCCATCGACAAGGCGGAGAAGGAAATGGCCGGCATCGACAAGCGCCTGGCCAATCCCGGTTTCCTCGCCAAGGCGGACCCGGCGGTGGTCGAGGACACGCGCGAGAAGCGCAACGACCTGGCCGGCCAGCGCGACAAGCTGGCGGCGGCCGTGGCCCGGCTGGCGGAGATGTAGGCGCGGGTCCCGGTCCGCCGCCGGTTCCGCCGGCGGCTCGCGGGGTGAGGCTCAGCCCATCACCAGGCCGCCATCCACGTAGAGCGTCTGGCCCGTCATGAAGCGGGCCCAGTCGGAGGCCAGGAACATCACCGGCCCGGCCACGTCCTCCGGCGCAGCGATGCGGCGGAGGGGCGTCTGGGCGATGAGGGCGTCTTTCAGCCCTTCCCTGGTGCTGCGGCTGGCCTCGGTCGGATAGACCAGGCCGGGGCAGACCGTGTTCACCCGGATGCCGAGCGGCCCCAACTCGACCGCCAGATTGCGGCTGAAGCCGATTAGCGCCGCCTTGGCCGTGGCGTAGTCGTGATAGGGCACCACCGGCCGGGCCACCAGATTGGTGGCGATGGTGACGATGCACCCCTCGGCCCGTTCCAGCATGGACGGCAGCACGGCCTGCACCACGCCATGCGCGGCCTTCACTGAACCGTCGATCTGAGTCTGGAAGGCGTCCCAGCCCAGTTCCCAGAACGGCGTGCGCGCCTCCGGGTCGAAGACATAGGGGCTGAAGGCGTTGTGCACCAGAACGTCGATGGTGCCGAACGCGTCCAGGGTCTCGGCCGCCAGCCGGTCGACGGCGGCGCGGTCGGTGACGTCCGCCGCAATCGCCAGCGCATCGCCGCCCAGCGCCTGGCAGGCCGCGACCGTGGCGGCAGCGGCCTCGCCATTGCGCCGATAGTTGACGGCCACGGCCGCCCCCTCCGCCGCAAAACCCTTGGCGATGGCCGCGCCGATGCCGCGGCTCGCGCCCGTGACCAGAACGGTCTTGCCGGCGAAGTCCATGCGCGCTCAGTCCGGCAACAGGTCGGTCTTGACCACCTGGCCCATGTCCAGATGGGTCTTGAGCAGACCATGCAGATAATAGGCGGCGGCACCCTGTTGCAGCACGTCCAGATCGAAATGGCCCAACCCCTTGGCCCGCGTCGTCTCCGACTGGGCGGAGGCGTTGCGGAGCTTGATGATCGCCAGGTTCACCGCCTCGTCGCGGCCGTTGATCGACCGGGTGACGGCGATCTTCGCCGCTTCCTCCGGATGGGCGATCATCCAGGCGGCGCTGTCGCGGTAGCCGGCCAGGAACCGGCGCAACAGCGGCTTGTTGGCTTCGTAATAGGCGCGCGGCACGACGAACAGGTCGGACGGCACGTTCAGGCTGTCCCGGACATTGATCACGTTGACCTCGCCCAGCCCTTTCAGCTTGCCGACATAGAGGCCGGTGTCGGTGGCGGCGGTGGCGTCCACCTGGCCCTGGATCACCGGGGCGAAGTTGAGCAGGCCGGTGACCTGGATCGTCACGTCCGCTTCGCTCAGACCCACTTCATGCAACAGGAACAGCAGGTTCTGCCGGGTGCCGCTGTTGAGGCCATAAACCCCCACGGTCTTGCCCTTCAGGTCCGCGGCGCTCTTGATGCCCCGATCCACCGGCGAGACCACATTGAACACGTTCTGCGGGTAGATGTTGTAGATCGCCACCAGATCCTCGCCCCGGTCCAGCGCCTGATAGAGCGAGGACGGATCGGTGAAGGCGACATTGGCGGCGCCGGACAGCATGTTGGTGATGGCCGAGCCGCCGCCCGTGCCCGGCACATAGCCGAGGTCGATGCCCCGGGCCTTGAAAAAGCCCTTGTCCGGCTCGGCCAGGATGTTGGTGATCTCGCTGATCGGCTTGCCCCAGCCGGCGATGGTGACCTTGTCGAGCGCGTGGGCCAGACCCGGCGCGAGGGCGGAAAGGGCGGTCAGTCCCAAGGCCGCAACAGCGGCGGCGAGCGTGCGCAATTTCATGCTTCGTTTCCTTTCTGCCAGCCGCGCAGCAGCCAGCGTTCGGCCAGAACGGTCAGGTGGTAAAACAGCATCCCCATCGCCGTGATGACGATGAACAGGGCAAACATCAGGGTGGAATCCATCATCCCCTGGGCGGCGATGATGCTGGCGCCGAGGCCCAGGCCGCCGGTGATGAACTCGCCGACCACGGCGCCGACCAGCGCCAGGACGATGGCGACGCGCACGCCGGAGAGGATCAGCGGCAGGCCCGCGGGAATCTTCAGGCGCAGCAGCGTCTGCCAGCGGGTCGCGCCCAGCATGCGGAACAGGTCGCGCTTGTCCGGCGGCGCGGATTGCAGCCCGGTGATCGTGTTCTCCAGCAGCGGGAAGAAACAGATCAGCGCGGTGATGATGACGATCGAGGTCAGGCCGAAGCCGAACCAGACGATGAAAATCGGCCCCAGTGCCAGCTTCGGCACCACCTGACTCGCCAGCACATAGGGCCAGAGCAGCCGGCGCAGAAACGCCACCTCGCCCAGCACCAGCCCGCAGACGAAGCCGATGGCGCTGCCGAGCGCGAAACCCAGCAGGGTCTCCGCGCCGGTCACCCAGATGTGCGGCCAGAGAAAGCCTTGCGTCAGCCCCTGCCAGAGCACCGTCAGCACCGCCGACGGCGCCGGCACCACCAGGGCCGAAACGCCGGCCCACCGCACCCCGCCCTCCCAGGCGAGGCCGAACGCCAGCAGCAGGCTCAGGGAGAGCAGTCGCGTCGCCGTCATGCCGCGGCCTCCGCCGGCGGCGCCAGGGCGGCGCGGATGTCGTGGCAGAGCGCGGTGAAGCGCGGGTCGTAGCGGCTTTCGGCGCCATGCCGGGCCGGCAGGTCGACGGCGAAGGTCCGGCCGATCCGGCCCCGCGCCATGACCGAGACATGGGTGCCCAGATAGACCGCCTCGGCCATGTCGTGGGTGACGAACAGCACGGTCGTGCCGCGCTCGCGCGTGAGCCGCAGCAGGTCGTCCTGCAACTCCTCGCGGGTGATGGCGTCGAGGGCGGCGAAGGGTTCGTCCATCAGCAGCGCCGGCGGCGCCGTGACGAGCGCCCGCGCCAGCGCCGCCCGGCTCTGCTGCCCGCCGGACAACTGGCGCGGATAGCGCGGCCCGTGCTCCGCAATGCCCAGCCGGTCGAGCCAGTCCAGCGCCGCCGCCCGGTCCGCCGGCCGCACCCGGCGGTGCAGCGAGATCGGCAGCAACACATTGTCCAGCACCGTCCGCCATTCCAGCAGCGACGGGCTCTGGAACGCGAACCCCACGTCTCGCGACGGCCCGGTCAGCGCCCGGCCGGCAATGCGGACCCGCCCGGCGGTTGGTAGCACCAGGCCGGCGGCCAGTTTCAGCAGGGTGGTCTTGCCGCAGCCGCTGCGCCCGACCAGGCAATGAAAGTCGCCGGGCGCCAGCGCCAGGTCGGCGCGGTCCACCGTCGGCCCCTCGCCGGGATAGGCATAGCTGGCCTGCTCGACGGCCAGGAAGGGCGGGTCAGTCGGCATAGCCAGCCAGCCGGTCCGCCACGGTTTCCGCGCGGGCGTCGATTTCGCAGATCTGGACCAGGTCCAGCAGGTTGAAGCGACCGTCATGGTGCCAGCCGGCTTCCGGCGCGGTCATGTCGCCCAGCGCGGAAATGCGGGTGACGCCGGCCTCGCCCAGCGCCGCGGCCAGCCGCACCAGGTCCTCCGGCGGCGCGGCGAGGCCAACGGTCTGAAGCAGGGGGCGGAACGGCGCGACCATAGCCGGCACGGCGGCCAGGTCGTCCACGGCCACCACCCGCACCGCGCGGTTCAGGCAGGAAGGGCCGAAGCCGGCCTCGCCTTCGTGAACCGACACGCTCCAGCTGCCGGCGGCGTCGCCCAGCACCGTGCCGCCCTGGGCGAATTCCTCCCGCTGGCGCCAGGCCGCGACGGCGCTTGTCTCCGCCAGCGTCAGGCCGCGGCGAGGGTAGCGCTCGCCAAAAGCGGCCAGTTCGCGAGCCAGATAGCGGGCGAAGGTCCGGGGCGGGATGGGGCCGCCCCGCTCCACGAACACCACGTGCGGCGCAAAACACCCCTGCTGGTCGTAGCGCGCCACGTCATGGGCGGCCCGCCGCGCGGTTTCGCCGGCCTTGGCCGGGTCCAGCGCCGCCGCGGCGATCATGGCGAAGCTGACCTTGTGGCCGTAGGCGAGGAAGCGCCTGGCCGGCGGCATCCGGCCCTGGATCGCCGCCAGGGACTCGGTGCCGCCATAGGCGAGCGTCAGGTCGGCCACCTGCAACAGGGCGCGCTCCGGCGCCTCCGCTCCGCCCGGCCACCAGACCACGGCCAGGCAGTCGGCCAGATCCGGCGCCTCCTCGGCCAGCAATTGCGCGAACCCGGTGGCGAACAGCGGTTCGGCGCTCGGCAGTTTGCCGATATTGCCGGCCTTGACCAGCAGGCCGCTGACCAGGCTCCAGAGCGGCAGGCCCGGCACATTGCCGGCCCAGATATGCGCCAGCACCGGCGGCCCGAACGCCCGACCGAGACCGCCCTTCGGCAGCGGCTGGAAGCCGTCGAGCATGGCGGGGTTGGTGAAATCCTCGGCCAGGAAGCGCAACAGCTCCGGCTTGCGGAAGGTCTTGAGATACTGGGTCAGGCCCAGCCGCACCATCTCGCGGTCATAGCCGGTGACGACCGGCAGCAGGTCTTCCATGCGCCGGCGATACGGGTCCTGCCGGTCGAGCAGCCGGGCAATGGCCCGGTCGATGGCCTCCACCACGCGCGCGACGGGCTGCGCGCGCAGGCGCTCGGCCGCATGCCGGCGCACATGCGCGGCCAGACGGGCGATCTCGTCCGGACCCAGCACCGGCACCTCGACCGCCAGGGCCTGGCCGGTGCGGTCGAAGGTCAGCGTTTCCCAGCGGAGGGCCGTCGGGTCGAGACCGGGAAGATAGCCGGCGCGCTCCACCATGGCGGCTCAGCCGGCGGCGCTCAGGAATTCGTCGACGGCCATGGAGCAGCCCTGCGCCTCCGCCCCCGCGACCCGGCCGAGCAGCAGGAAGCCGCCGTCGACCTCCACGCCGGCGTCCTCGGTCAGGATGGTGGTGACGATGTTGTAATGCGCCAGATCGGTGTGGGCGAGCACGCCGGTCTGGCCCTTCGGCACCGCCGCGCCGGTCAGCGGGTCGACGACGCGGCTGCGGATCCAGTGCGGGCCCGACTTGACCGACGGGCAGACCGCATTGCCGTCGTCATAGAACTGGGTCGACAGCTCGGTCATGCCGTACATGTTCACGCAATCGGCCCGCGGCACGCCGAAGGTCTGGCCGAGCGCGTCGTAGAACGCATCCAACTCCAACTCGCGCGACTGGCCCTTGAACCCGCCGGTGTCGAGAATGCGGCTGCCGGCCGGCAGGCGGAAGGTGCGCCCGTGCGCCTGAAGCGCATCCAGCGCATGCACCAGGCTGAAGCTGGCGCCCAGCAGGGCGTAGGGCGCGCCGGTTGCCTCCGCCCGTTCCAGGTCTGCGGTCAGGCCGGGAAGGTCGATCCCGTCCGGGCCGATGCGATGGCCGCTGCCGGGCGCGCCGAAATGGCGGACGGCCAGGTCCAGATAATGCGCCAGCGAGGAATTCGGCATCATCGCCGGCGTCGGGAACAGAATGCCCATGGCCATGCGCTCCGCGCCGCGCATGAAGCGTTCGCCGAAATTGCGGCGCATGGAGGCGTCATAGACGGCCAGGTCGGCGTGATAGCTCTTGCCGCGCAGCCCGCCCTGGGTCGTGCCGCTGGTCATGAACACGGCTGCGGCGTCCCGGGGCGGGCAGCAGGTCAGGTCCAGGGTCTTGAAAGCGTTGATCGGCACTGCCGGAATATCGGCCCAGTGCCGCACGGTCCGCGGGGTCTTGCCGCGGGCGCGGGCGAATTTGGCGAACGGCTGGTTGTGCGCAAACTGGTGGGCGAACAGTCTCAGCGCCAGCGCGTTGAATGCGTCCTCGTCCGGCCGGTCGGCGGCGATGAAGTCCAGAAGTTCGGTGGCAATCGGGTCTCGCGCCATGCGCCTGTTTTCCCTTGGGAACCGGGCCGGGCGTCGAATGCGGGTGCTGTTGTGAGCAAGTCCCATTCCCTCCGCCGGCATGATCCGGTTCAGGTTCAAAGGGTCATCGCGCCGGCACTGCGAAACGGGGGTCGTCGCTGCGCCTAGCGATATCTCAGCCTCTTCGAGCGAGGCTCCCCTACGGTTAAGCGACTGGACGCTAGCGCCGGGCCGGTGTGGCGTCAAGATATAGCCGCCGGCACGGCGGACCGCTAAGCTTTCGGGCCAGCGAATTCAGGCCAGCGAATTCGGGCCAGAAAATTCGGGCCGGCGAACCCGGCCGATCCGGACAGAAACGAGGACATGCCATGAGCAATGACCGATTCGGTGTGCGCTGGGGGCTGGCCGGCGGCACCACGCTCGCCTCCGTTGCCGAGACCCTGGAAGCGGCCCGCTTTGCCGAACAGGCCCGGTTCGACAGTTTCTGGGTCTCGCAAGCCGCCGGCGTCGACCCGGTGGTGGCGCTGGCCTGCATCGCCGACCAGGTGCCGGGGCTGGCCGAGGTCGGCACGTCGGTCGTGCCGCTTTATGGCCGCCATCCGCTGCCGTTCGCGCAAATGGTGCGCACGGCGCAGAACGCTCTTGGCGGCCGGCTGACCCTGGGGGTCGGTGCGGCGTCGGCCTGGTATGCGGAAGGCAAGCTGGGCGTGCCCTGGGACAAGCCGTTTTCCTTCACGCGCGAATTCCTGGATGCGTTGCAGCCCTTGCTGGCCGGCCATGCCGCCGATGTGACCGGCGACCAGCTCAGCGCCCATGCCGGACTGGAAATCGAGGCCCGGCCGACGCCGATCCTGCTGGCGGCCCTCGGCCCGCGCATGCTGCGCTTCGCCGGCGGGCGGGTCCAGGGCACGACGCTCGGCCAGTGCGGCCCGCGCACCATCGCCCGCTATATCCGGCCGCATCTGGAGGAAGGCGCGGCCAAGGCCGGTCGCAGCGAGCCGCCGCGCATCATGGCGCTGGTGCGCCTCGCCGTGACCGAGGACCGGGCCGCCGCCAAGGCCCTGGCCCGCGAGATTTCCGGCTTCTACCAGGCGATCCCGTCCTATGCCCGCGTCCTGGAACACGAGGGCCTGGCCGAGCCGGCCGACCTGCACCTGATCGGCTCCTGGCAGGAGGTGCTGGACGGCATCGCTGCCTATGCCGAGGCGGGCGTCACCGACCTGCGCCTGCAGGTGGCGGCCCCGGACGAGCGCTCCCGCGCCGCCAGCCGCGAGGCCCTGGCCGCCTATCTCGCCTGAAGACCGCGCGCACGGCGGGGAGGTGTCAGAGCAATTTCCGGCGAAGGGTCGTCGCCGAGCGGCCCGGAAATTGCGGGAGTACAAATGGCTCTAGCGCGCTTTCGGCACAGGTCGACCCACTCTCCCGCCCCATCTCCCGCGCAAGCGGGAGCCCATGCCTGAGAGCGTCTCACGGGACACGGACCCTGTATCTGCCTTTCAGGCATGGGGCCCCGCTTCCGCGGGGACAGGGGAGATGGGGTGGTGAGCCAGCGGCAAAAGAAGCCGCTCTAGAAAATCTTCCGGCCGCGCAACAGGGCGATCACGAACAGGATCAGAAAGATCACGAAGACGATTTTGGCAATCCCGGCCGCCGCCGCCGCTATGCCGCCGAAACCCAATACACCGGCAATCAGAGCGACGATCAGGAATGTCAGAGCCCAACCGAGCATGGCGGTTCCTCCGCGGTTCTCCTTCGGGCGGACCGCGCCGGTCCTGCCCATGGCAGGCCGGAACGCTAACACGATACCCGAATCAAGGGCAAATGCCGCGGCCAGGTCAGCCAGACCGCATCGGCCAGGCGTCAAAAGCGCTTGCACATGTAGAACAGCGAGCCCCCGGGCGGCATCTCGTCCAGCTGGCCGAACAGGCGGTAGCCCTGCTTTTCGTAAAAGCCCCGCGCCTGAAAGCTGGCGGTGGTGAGGTGGGCGCCTTGCATGCCGCGATGGCGGGCCAGGGCCTCGGCCTCGGCCATCAGCGCGGAGCCGAGGCCATGGTGCCGCGCGACAGACTCCACCCACAAATGGCTGACATAGAGCCAGCCCCACGCCGTCCCGCCATTGAGGCCCCCAACCATGCGCCCGCGCCGCCAGGGCCAGCGGCTCGGCGCATGGGCGAACACCGACAGCGGACGCCAGTCGTCGGGAAAGCCTTCGCTGCCGTTATGCCGGCTCAGGGCTCGGGCCACATCGCCGCGACGGCGGTCGTCGTCCCGCTCGGAGACCGTCAGTTGCCAGGCCCGCGCCAACACCGCGCGCCGCGCCTAACGGCGTCCCGCATAGGGGTCGAAGGGCGAGGGGAACACGCCCCGCGGCGCGATCTCGTCATAGGGCGCCCGCGCCAGGAACCGGCCATGCCCCGCCGCGCCGACGAAATCGCCGTCCTGCGCCACCACCTGGCCCCGGCAAAGCGTCGTCACCGGCCAGCCGGTCACCTGCCAGCCCTCATAGGGCGTGTAGTCGATGGCGTGGTGCAGATCGGCCTGGCGAATGGTGACCTGGCGGGAGGGATCCCAGATCGCGATGTCCGCGTCCGACCCCGGCGCAATCGTCCCCTTCTTCGGATAGAGCCCGAACAGCTTGGCCGGATTGGTGGCCGCCAGCGCCACGAACTGCGACAGGCCGATCCGCCCGCCATTCACACCCTCGTGGAACAGCAGCGGCAGCCGGGTTTCCAGGCCGGGCAGACCGTTCGGGATTTTCGGGAACGGGGTTTCCGGCCCATCCGGCAGTTTCAGGTCCTGGCTGTGCTCGCTCGGCACGGCGAAGTTGGTGGGCGCGTGGTCCGAGGAGACCATGCCCAGCACGCCGGTCTTCAGATAGCCCCACAGCGCCTCGATATCGGCCGGCGTCCGCGGCGACGGCGAGCAGACGAATTTGGCGCCCTCGCCGTCGGCCCGGTCCATGTCGTCGGCGGTGAGCGTCAGATACTGGGCGCAGGTCTCGCCGAAAATCTTCAGGCCTCGCTGCTGCGCCCGGTGGATTTCCTCCGCGGCTTCGGCGCAGGTGACGTGGAAAATCTGCACCGGCTGGTCCAGCAACTCGGCCATTGAGATGACGCGGTGCACGGCCTCGCGCTCCACCACCGGCGGTTTCGACCAGGCGTGGTATTTGGCATCGGTCAGCCCGGCGTCGAGCAGGCGCTGGGTCTGCCATTTGATCATCTCGTGATGCTCGGCATGGATGACCAGAAACGCCTGGTTCTCGCGCGCGCACGCCATCAGCTTCAGCACGCCGTCATCGGTGACGCGGTTGCTGTCATAGGTCATGAAAATCTTGATGGAGCGGTGCCCGTCCGCGATCAGTCGCGGCAGCGTCGCCATCACGTCCTCGTTCGGATCGTTGATGATCAGGTGGAACGTGTAGTCGATCGCCGCCTTTTGCGCCCGCTCGTGATAGTCGGCGGTCGAATCCGCCAGCGTCCAGCCCTGGCGCTGCGGCGAGAAGCAGATCACCGTGGTGGTGCCGCCGCACGCCGCCGACCGGGTGCCGGTCAGGAAGGTATCGGCGTTCATCTTGCCGCTGATCGAACTGGGCTGTTCGATGTGGCAATGGCTGTCGACCCCGCCCGGCAGGACGTATTTCCCCTGGGCGTCGATCTCGTGCTTGCCGGCCGGCAGGCTCTTGGCGACGGCGGTGACCACCTCGCCCTGGATGCCGACATCCGCCAGCATGATGTCGCTGGCGGTGGCGACGAGGCCCCCGCGGATCACCGTGTCGAACTCTGCCATTGGTTTTGCTTTCATTGGTTATGCTGCCGGCCAAGCCTAGCAAACTCGATCCGCGGTCGGCAATTCCACGTGCGTCCGCTATACTCCGGGACAAACGACCGCAGACGGAGAGACGCATCATGCGCGCCGCGATCCTGCAAGGCAGTGCCATTACCATCGACACCTGGCCCGACCCCGAGCCCAACCCCGGCCAGTTGCTGGTCTCGCCCATCGCGACGGGCATTTGCGGCTCGGACCTGCACTATCGCGAGCGCGCCATCGCGGCAGAGGCGGCGCTACCCGAGGATCGGCGCGGCGACCTGCCCCGGATCGTCCCCGGCCACGAGTTTTCGGCCCGGCTGGTCGAGGCCGGCCCGAACACGGAGACGCCGTTTCGGCCGGGCGACCGGCTGGTGGCCCTGCCTTTCACCCACAGCGCCCACGCGGATCAGCGCTTCGAGGTGATCGGCCTGTCGCCGGTCTTTTCCGGCGGCCTCGCCACCCTGACCGTGATCGACGCCGAGCGTGCCTTCGCGATCCCGGAGGAGGTGCCGGACGATCTGGCGGCGCTCACCGAGCCGCTGGCGGTCGGCCTGCACGCCGTCAACCTCGCCACCCGCAACCGGGCCCCGAACGTGGTTCTGGGCTGCGGTCCGGTCGGTCTGGCGGTCATTCTCGGCCTGATCGCCGAGGGGCGCGGCCCGATCCTGGCGGCGGATTTCTCGCCGCAACGGCGCAGGGCCGCCGCGGCGCTGGGCGCCGATTTCGTCATCGATCCTTCGGAGGAGTCGCCCTACCAGCACTGGCGCGACCTCGACTTCCGCCCGCATCCGCCCTCGCCGCTGCTGGAGCGGACCTTCCGCGGTCTGCCGCCCGGCGCCAACATTTTCGACTGCGTCGGCGCCCAGGGCCTGCTCGACCGCATCGTCAAGGGCGCCCCCCAGCACAGCCACGTTATCACCGTCGGCGTCTGCGCGCACGAGGACAAGCTGACCCCGCGCGAGGCCATCGTCACCGAACTGACCCTGGAATTCAGCTTCGCCTACCGCCCGGAGGAATTCCAGCAGGCGCTGGCCATGATCGCCGCCAATCCGGACCGGGTGCGCACGCTGGTCACCAGCCATTTGCCCCTGTCCGAGACCGCCGGCGCCTTCGACCGGCTGGCCCGGAACCCGGAAGAGATCAAGGTTCTCATCGATCCC is a genomic window containing:
- a CDS encoding TIGR03564 family F420-dependent LLM class oxidoreductase, producing the protein MSNDRFGVRWGLAGGTTLASVAETLEAARFAEQARFDSFWVSQAAGVDPVVALACIADQVPGLAEVGTSVVPLYGRHPLPFAQMVRTAQNALGGRLTLGVGAASAWYAEGKLGVPWDKPFSFTREFLDALQPLLAGHAADVTGDQLSAHAGLEIEARPTPILLAALGPRMLRFAGGRVQGTTLGQCGPRTIARYIRPHLEEGAAKAGRSEPPRIMALVRLAVTEDRAAAKALAREISGFYQAIPSYARVLEHEGLAEPADLHLIGSWQEVLDGIAAYAEAGVTDLRLQVAAPDERSRAASREALAAYLA
- a CDS encoding ABC transporter ATP-binding protein — its product is MPTDPPFLAVEQASYAYPGEGPTVDRADLALAPGDFHCLVGRSGCGKTTLLKLAAGLVLPTAGRVRIAGRALTGPSRDVGFAFQSPSLLEWRTVLDNVLLPISLHRRVRPADRAAALDWLDRLGIAEHGPRYPRQLSGGQQSRAALARALVTAPPALLMDEPFAALDAITREELQDDLLRLTRERGTTVLFVTHDMAEAVYLGTHVSVMARGRIGRTFAVDLPARHGAESRYDPRFTALCHDIRAALAPPAEAAA
- a CDS encoding acyl-CoA reductase; the protein is MVERAGYLPGLDPTALRWETLTFDRTGQALAVEVPVLGPDEIARLAAHVRRHAAERLRAQPVARVVEAIDRAIARLLDRQDPYRRRMEDLLPVVTGYDREMVRLGLTQYLKTFRKPELLRFLAEDFTNPAMLDGFQPLPKGGLGRAFGPPVLAHIWAGNVPGLPLWSLVSGLLVKAGNIGKLPSAEPLFATGFAQLLAEEAPDLADCLAVVWWPGGAEAPERALLQVADLTLAYGGTESLAAIQGRMPPARRFLAYGHKVSFAMIAAAALDPAKAGETARRAAHDVARYDQQGCFAPHVVFVERGGPIPPRTFARYLARELAAFGERYPRRGLTLAETSAVAAWRQREEFAQGGTVLGDAAGSWSVSVHEGEAGFGPSCLNRAVRVVAVDDLAAVPAMVAPFRPLLQTVGLAAPPEDLVRLAAALGEAGVTRISALGDMTAPEAGWHHDGRFNLLDLVQICEIDARAETVADRLAGYAD
- a CDS encoding zinc-binding dehydrogenase, with protein sequence MRAAILQGSAITIDTWPDPEPNPGQLLVSPIATGICGSDLHYRERAIAAEAALPEDRRGDLPRIVPGHEFSARLVEAGPNTETPFRPGDRLVALPFTHSAHADQRFEVIGLSPVFSGGLATLTVIDAERAFAIPEEVPDDLAALTEPLAVGLHAVNLATRNRAPNVVLGCGPVGLAVILGLIAEGRGPILAADFSPQRRRAAAALGADFVIDPSEESPYQHWRDLDFRPHPPSPLLERTFRGLPPGANIFDCVGAQGLLDRIVKGAPQHSHVITVGVCAHEDKLTPREAIVTELTLEFSFAYRPEEFQQALAMIAANPDRVRTLVTSHLPLSETAGAFDRLARNPEEIKVLIDPHRD
- a CDS encoding ABC transporter permease, with product MTATRLLSLSLLLAFGLAWEGGVRWAGVSALVVPAPSAVLTVLWQGLTQGFLWPHIWVTGAETLLGFALGSAIGFVCGLVLGEVAFLRRLLWPYVLASQVVPKLALGPIFIVWFGFGLTSIVIITALICFFPLLENTITGLQSAPPDKRDLFRMLGATRWQTLLRLKIPAGLPLILSGVRVAIVLALVGAVVGEFITGGLGLGASIIAAQGMMDSTLMFALFIVITAMGMLFYHLTVLAERWLLRGWQKGNEA
- a CDS encoding DUF1328 domain-containing protein, which gives rise to MLGWALTFLIVALIAGVLGFGGIAAAAAGIAKIVFVIFLILFVIALLRGRKIF
- a CDS encoding SDR family oxidoreductase, translated to MDFAGKTVLVTGASRGIGAAIAKGFAAEGAAVAVNYRRNGEAAAATVAACQALGGDALAIAADVTDRAAVDRLAAETLDAFGTIDVLVHNAFSPYVFDPEARTPFWELGWDAFQTQIDGSVKAAHGVVQAVLPSMLERAEGCIVTIATNLVARPVVPYHDYATAKAALIGFSRNLAVELGPLGIRVNTVCPGLVYPTEASRSTREGLKDALIAQTPLRRIAAPEDVAGPVMFLASDWARFMTGQTLYVDGGLVMG
- a CDS encoding long-chain fatty acid--CoA ligase; the encoded protein is MARDPIATELLDFIAADRPDEDAFNALALRLFAHQFAHNQPFAKFARARGKTPRTVRHWADIPAVPINAFKTLDLTCCPPRDAAAVFMTSGTTQGGLRGKSYHADLAVYDASMRRNFGERFMRGAERMAMGILFPTPAMMPNSSLAHYLDLAVRHFGAPGSGHRIGPDGIDLPGLTADLERAEATGAPYALLGASFSLVHALDALQAHGRTFRLPAGSRILDTGGFKGQSRELELDAFYDALGQTFGVPRADCVNMYGMTELSTQFYDDGNAVCPSVKSGPHWIRSRVVDPLTGAAVPKGQTGVLAHTDLAHYNIVTTILTEDAGVEVDGGFLLLGRVAGAEAQGCSMAVDEFLSAAG
- the hydA gene encoding dihydropyrimidinase; this translates as MAEFDTVIRGGLVATASDIMLADVGIQGEVVTAVAKSLPAGKHEIDAQGKYVLPGGVDSHCHIEQPSSISGKMNADTFLTGTRSAACGGTTTVICFSPQRQGWTLADSTADYHERAQKAAIDYTFHLIINDPNEDVMATLPRLIADGHRSIKIFMTYDSNRVTDDGVLKLMACARENQAFLVIHAEHHEMIKWQTQRLLDAGLTDAKYHAWSKPPVVEREAVHRVISMAELLDQPVQIFHVTCAEAAEEIHRAQQRGLKIFGETCAQYLTLTADDMDRADGEGAKFVCSPSPRTPADIEALWGYLKTGVLGMVSSDHAPTNFAVPSEHSQDLKLPDGPETPFPKIPNGLPGLETRLPLLFHEGVNGGRIGLSQFVALAATNPAKLFGLYPKKGTIAPGSDADIAIWDPSRQVTIRQADLHHAIDYTPYEGWQVTGWPVTTLCRGQVVAQDGDFVGAAGHGRFLARAPYDEIAPRGVFPSPFDPYAGRR
- a CDS encoding GNAT family N-acetyltransferase produces the protein MARAWQLTVSERDDDRRRGDVARALSRHNGSEGFPDDWRPLSVFAHAPSRWPWRRGRMVGGLNGGTAWGWLYVSHLWVESVARHHGLGSALMAEAEALARHRGMQGAHLTTASFQARGFYEKQGYRLFGQLDEMPPGGSLFYMCKRF
- a CDS encoding ABC transporter substrate-binding protein; the encoded protein is MKLRTLAAAVAALGLTALSALAPGLAHALDKVTIAGWGKPISEITNILAEPDKGFFKARGIDLGYVPGTGGGSAITNMLSGAANVAFTDPSSLYQALDRGEDLVAIYNIYPQNVFNVVSPVDRGIKSAADLKGKTVGVYGLNSGTRQNLLFLLHEVGLSEADVTIQVTGLLNFAPVIQGQVDATAATDTGLYVGKLKGLGEVNVINVRDSLNVPSDLFVVPRAYYEANKPLLRRFLAGYRDSAAWMIAHPEEAAKIAVTRSINGRDEAVNLAIIKLRNASAQSETTRAKGLGHFDLDVLQQGAAAYYLHGLLKTHLDMGQVVKTDLLPD